A window of the Brassica napus cultivar Da-Ae chromosome A2, Da-Ae, whole genome shotgun sequence genome harbors these coding sequences:
- the LOC106424321 gene encoding CLAVATA3/ESR (CLE)-related protein 27, with amino-acid sequence MTHVREWRSSSLLMVILLSYLLYLSFVTSLIGATRVYPEAPTKATSPAPANNQENLMKKYFGAGKFPPVNSYVGKGTSDTKRTVPSCPDPLHN; translated from the coding sequence ATGACTCATGTTCGAGAATGGAGAAGCTCCTCTCTGCTAATGGTGATCTTGCTTTCTTATCTACTCTATCTCTCTTTTGTAACTTCCCTTATAGGGGCAACTCGGGTATATCCAGAAGCACCGACGAAGGCTACCTCTCCTGCACCGGCTAATAACCAAGAAAATCTAATGAAGAAGTACTTTGGCGCCGGAAAGTTCCCTCCGGTGAATTCTTATGTCGGAAAAGGGACCAGTGACACTAAAAGAACGGTACCAAGTTGTCCAGATCCTCTCCATAACTAG
- the LOC111202999 gene encoding ethylene-responsive transcription factor ERF119-like isoform X2, with protein sequence MQLSPKRTCSVVNSCGVFRLSRFEMSEPKKRSSLQAKKPSKNHKRKTFQINRLPGLSEDLKTMRKLRFVVSDPYATDYSSSEEDETYQTRKRYVCEIDRPFSHATTQSESESSSCHNDGSKAKTSDVVGRSSVRKPVGVRQRKWGKWAAEIRHPITKIRTWLGTYDTLEQAADAYAAKKLEFDALSAGVSSVLSENALSDDSASGFNVDFNFSDLQIPDMGCFVDESLILNACELDFHLPEESDQFLNDMNFIGLERDGPNNLPDYDFSDVEFDLGLVGNTIDNKFNFFDRLATTTTTPLNIACL encoded by the exons ATGCAGTTAAGCCCTAAAAG GACTTGTTCTGTAGTAAACTCTTGTGGAGTCTTTCGCTTAAGTA GGTTTGAAATGTCTGAACCAAAGAAACGATCTTCCTTGCAAGCCAAGAAACCCTCCAAAAACCACAAGAGAAAGACTTTCCAGATAAACCGCCTCCCTGGTCTGTCTGAAGATTTGAAGACTATGAGAAAACTTCGTTTTGTAGTGAGTGATCCTTACGCTACTGACTACTCATCCAGTGAAGAAGACGAAACGTATCAGACAAGGAAACGTTATGTCTGTGAGATCGACCGTCCTTTCTCTCACGCCACTACTCAGTCAGAATCCGAGAGCTCGTCTTGTCATAACGATGGAAGCAAAGCCAAAACCTCCGATGTCGTTGGACGATCTAGTGTCAGGAAGCCTGTTGGTGTAAGGCAGAGGAAATGGGGTAAATGGGCTGCTGAGATTAGACATCCAATCACCAAAATAAGAACTTGGTTGGGTACTTACGACACCCTTGAACAAGCAGCTGATGCTTATGCGGCCAAGAAGCTCGAGTTTGATGCTTTGTCTGCTGGTGTTTCCTCTGTTTTGTCTGAGAATGCTCTGTCAGATGACTCTGCTTCAGGGTTTAACGTTGACTTTAACTTCTCAGATCTCCAGATTCCAGATATGGGTTGCTTCGTTGATGAGTCACTGATCCTAAATGCATGTGAGCTTGATTTTCACTTACCAGAAGAGAGTGACCAGTTCTTAAATGACATGAACTTCATTGGTCTTGAACGTGACGGTCCAAACAACCTTCCAGACTATGATTTCTCCGACGTGGAGTTCGATCTTGGTCTCGTTGGAAACACCATTGACAACAAGTTTAATTTCTTCGATCGTCTCGCAACAACAACTACCACTCCACTTAATATCGCGTGCCTATAA
- the LOC111202999 gene encoding ethylene-responsive transcription factor ERF119-like isoform X1 encodes MQLSPKRGFLGFEMSEPKKRSSLQAKKPSKNHKRKTFQINRLPGLSEDLKTMRKLRFVVSDPYATDYSSSEEDETYQTRKRYVCEIDRPFSHATTQSESESSSCHNDGSKAKTSDVVGRSSVRKPVGVRQRKWGKWAAEIRHPITKIRTWLGTYDTLEQAADAYAAKKLEFDALSAGVSSVLSENALSDDSASGFNVDFNFSDLQIPDMGCFVDESLILNACELDFHLPEESDQFLNDMNFIGLERDGPNNLPDYDFSDVEFDLGLVGNTIDNKFNFFDRLATTTTTPLNIACL; translated from the exons ATGCAGTTAAGCCCTAAAAG GGGTTTTTTAGGGTTTGAAATGTCTGAACCAAAGAAACGATCTTCCTTGCAAGCCAAGAAACCCTCCAAAAACCACAAGAGAAAGACTTTCCAGATAAACCGCCTCCCTGGTCTGTCTGAAGATTTGAAGACTATGAGAAAACTTCGTTTTGTAGTGAGTGATCCTTACGCTACTGACTACTCATCCAGTGAAGAAGACGAAACGTATCAGACAAGGAAACGTTATGTCTGTGAGATCGACCGTCCTTTCTCTCACGCCACTACTCAGTCAGAATCCGAGAGCTCGTCTTGTCATAACGATGGAAGCAAAGCCAAAACCTCCGATGTCGTTGGACGATCTAGTGTCAGGAAGCCTGTTGGTGTAAGGCAGAGGAAATGGGGTAAATGGGCTGCTGAGATTAGACATCCAATCACCAAAATAAGAACTTGGTTGGGTACTTACGACACCCTTGAACAAGCAGCTGATGCTTATGCGGCCAAGAAGCTCGAGTTTGATGCTTTGTCTGCTGGTGTTTCCTCTGTTTTGTCTGAGAATGCTCTGTCAGATGACTCTGCTTCAGGGTTTAACGTTGACTTTAACTTCTCAGATCTCCAGATTCCAGATATGGGTTGCTTCGTTGATGAGTCACTGATCCTAAATGCATGTGAGCTTGATTTTCACTTACCAGAAGAGAGTGACCAGTTCTTAAATGACATGAACTTCATTGGTCTTGAACGTGACGGTCCAAACAACCTTCCAGACTATGATTTCTCCGACGTGGAGTTCGATCTTGGTCTCGTTGGAAACACCATTGACAACAAGTTTAATTTCTTCGATCGTCTCGCAACAACAACTACCACTCCACTTAATATCGCGTGCCTATAA